A section of the Neorhizobium galegae bv. orientalis str. HAMBI 540 genome encodes:
- the rcdA gene encoding protease adaptor protein RcdA produces MSEQGLNTVSFAGRAAASSQFKALYSEGMSLVEETASYLDGTGRAASKVLPRMASVLYAAESMRLTTRLMQMASWLLLQRAVNNGEMSREQVMSEKSKVRLDGFNVDRNAPGWLDLPEGFRDLVERSLRLQNRVAILDREIYRPADPTVLPDNENSVRAQLNLLRTAFGN; encoded by the coding sequence GTCCGAACAGGGATTGAATACCGTAAGTTTTGCAGGCCGTGCCGCTGCGTCTTCGCAGTTCAAGGCCCTGTACTCGGAAGGCATGTCGCTGGTCGAAGAGACCGCGAGCTACCTCGACGGTACGGGCCGCGCCGCTTCGAAGGTTCTGCCGCGCATGGCATCGGTCCTTTACGCGGCCGAATCCATGCGACTGACCACCCGCCTCATGCAGATGGCCTCCTGGCTGTTGCTACAGCGCGCCGTCAACAATGGCGAGATGAGCCGCGAACAGGTCATGTCGGAAAAGAGCAAGGTCCGCCTCGACGGCTTCAACGTCGATCGCAATGCTCCGGGCTGGCTCGATCTGCCGGAAGGTTTCCGTGACCTCGTAGAGCGTTCGCTGCGCCTCCAGAACCGCGTCGCCATTCTCGATCGCGAAATCTACCGCCCGGCCGACCCCACCGTTCTGCCGGACAACGAGAACAGCGTCCGCGCCCAGCTCAACCTGCTGCGCACTGCCTTCGGCAACTGA
- a CDS encoding P-loop NTPase family protein, translating into MGNGGSGKTWLALRLAEPLGLRLVHLDDVHWEPGRYGIARDRAVVHEDVRTLAAGEAWLIEGVYGRYVDIALPRTTALIWLDLSEDECVANIMRRGIQGGESQESFDGLVKWVSEYRIRKNNWNSFDAHLKLYESFSGQKARLTSRDEIDAYAKNFLRS; encoded by the coding sequence ATGGGGAACGGCGGGTCTGGCAAGACTTGGCTAGCACTAAGACTGGCAGAGCCGCTTGGCCTGCGGCTCGTTCACCTCGACGACGTGCATTGGGAGCCGGGTCGCTACGGGATTGCACGCGACCGGGCGGTCGTGCACGAGGATGTTCGGACGCTAGCGGCGGGTGAGGCCTGGCTTATCGAAGGCGTCTATGGCCGCTACGTCGATATCGCCCTGCCGAGGACAACGGCGTTGATCTGGCTTGATCTGAGCGAAGACGAGTGCGTGGCGAATATCATGCGCCGCGGCATCCAGGGCGGCGAGAGCCAGGAGTCATTCGACGGGCTGGTCAAATGGGTATCGGAATACAGAATCCGAAAGAACAACTGGAATTCGTTCGATGCTCACCTGAAGCTTTATGAAAGCTTCTCAGGCCAGAAGGCGCGGCTGACGAGCCGGGACGAGATCGATGCCTATGCGAAGAACTTTCTGCGATCGTGA
- the rpmE gene encoding 50S ribosomal protein L31, giving the protein MKAGIHPQYHVIKVVMTDGTEYETRSTWGSEGATMNLEIDPNSHPAWTGGNQQMLDRGGRVSKFNKRFGGLGL; this is encoded by the coding sequence ATGAAGGCTGGCATCCATCCGCAGTATCACGTGATCAAAGTGGTCATGACCGACGGCACCGAGTACGAAACCCGCTCTACCTGGGGTTCGGAAGGCGCTACCATGAACCTGGAAATCGACCCCAACTCCCATCCGGCCTGGACGGGCGGCAACCAGCAGATGCTGGACCGCGGCGGTCGCGTTTCCAAGTTCAACAAGCGTTTCGGCGGCCTCGGCCTCTAA
- a CDS encoding ABC transporter transmembrane domain-containing protein yields MADARENQPRGKALRPLARLIPYLARYRSMVAAAIVFLALAAATTLALPLAVRRMVDHGFASSDGHFINNYFGMLLALAALLAVASAMRYYYVITIGERVVADLRREVFSHVTSLSPSFFDVNQSGEIVSRLTADTTQIKSAFGSSASQALRNTILCLGAMGMMIYTSPRLSALVLGAIPLIVFPLVGFGRSVRKRSRAAQDTLAQTSAFASEVIGATRTVQAFGGEATANGRYGSTVESAYDAARAAIKARALLTGFGILLVFGSIVGVLWYGAQSVLAGTMTAGTLGQFVLYSVIAASSLGQLSEVWGELSAAGGAAERLTELLQEVPAIRDTENPIALPSPPRGEVEFEAVSFAYPARVSAITLNSLSFKVKSGETVAIVGPSGAGKSTIFSLLLRFYDPSAGSVWLDGIDLRQARLAELRSRLAIVPQDVTIFAASIHDNIAFSAPDASREAVRAAAKAAQADEFISRLDNGYDTMAGERGITLSGGQRQRIAIARAILKDAPVLLLDEATSALDAESETLVQKALDGLMKNRTTLVIAHRLATVLKADRILVLEDGRIVEEGTHQSLITEGGLYAKLARLQFHDIERQSATAL; encoded by the coding sequence GTGGCAGACGCCCGAGAAAACCAGCCGAGAGGCAAAGCCCTAAGACCGCTTGCAAGGCTCATTCCCTATCTTGCCCGTTATCGTTCGATGGTCGCCGCGGCAATCGTTTTCCTGGCGCTCGCCGCAGCAACCACGCTCGCTCTGCCACTTGCAGTGCGCCGCATGGTCGACCACGGTTTTGCCTCTTCCGACGGCCATTTCATCAACAACTATTTCGGCATGCTGCTGGCCTTGGCGGCTCTCCTCGCCGTCGCCAGCGCGATGCGCTACTATTACGTCATCACGATAGGCGAACGGGTCGTCGCCGACCTGCGCCGCGAGGTTTTCTCGCATGTAACGTCGCTGTCGCCGTCCTTCTTCGACGTCAACCAGTCCGGCGAGATCGTCTCGCGGCTGACCGCCGATACGACCCAGATCAAGTCCGCCTTCGGCTCGTCCGCCTCCCAGGCGCTGCGTAACACCATCCTCTGTCTCGGCGCGATGGGAATGATGATCTATACGAGCCCGCGCCTCTCCGCGCTGGTGCTCGGCGCCATCCCGCTGATCGTCTTTCCGCTGGTCGGTTTCGGACGCTCGGTCAGAAAGCGTTCGCGCGCCGCCCAGGATACGCTTGCCCAGACCTCGGCCTTCGCCTCCGAAGTGATCGGCGCCACCCGCACTGTCCAGGCCTTCGGCGGCGAGGCGACCGCCAACGGCCGGTACGGCAGCACTGTGGAAAGCGCCTATGACGCCGCCCGCGCCGCCATCAAGGCCCGCGCGCTTTTGACCGGCTTCGGCATCCTGCTTGTTTTCGGCAGCATCGTCGGCGTGCTCTGGTACGGCGCCCAGAGCGTGCTGGCCGGCACCATGACCGCCGGCACGCTTGGCCAGTTCGTGCTCTATTCGGTGATCGCCGCGAGTTCGCTCGGCCAGCTTTCCGAAGTCTGGGGCGAGCTTTCCGCAGCCGGCGGCGCCGCCGAGCGCCTGACCGAACTGCTACAGGAAGTCCCGGCCATTCGCGACACAGAGAACCCCATCGCACTTCCCTCCCCGCCGCGCGGCGAAGTGGAGTTCGAAGCGGTCTCCTTCGCCTATCCCGCCCGCGTCAGCGCCATCACGCTGAATTCCCTGTCCTTCAAGGTGAAGTCCGGCGAGACGGTCGCGATCGTCGGGCCGTCCGGTGCCGGCAAGAGCACGATCTTCTCGCTGCTGCTGCGCTTTTATGATCCCTCCGCCGGGTCGGTGTGGCTCGACGGCATCGACCTGCGCCAGGCAAGGCTCGCCGAACTGCGTTCCCGCCTCGCCATCGTGCCCCAGGACGTGACCATCTTCGCCGCCTCCATCCATGACAACATCGCCTTCAGCGCTCCGGATGCCAGCCGCGAGGCGGTCCGCGCCGCGGCAAAAGCCGCCCAGGCAGATGAGTTCATCTCGCGGCTCGACAACGGCTACGACACCATGGCCGGCGAGCGCGGCATTACCCTGTCCGGCGGCCAGCGCCAGCGCATCGCCATCGCCCGTGCCATCCTCAAGGACGCTCCGGTCCTGCTGCTCGATGAGGCGACATCGGCACTCGATGCGGAAAGTGAAACCCTGGTCCAGAAGGCGCTCGACGGGCTGATGAAGAACCGCACCACGCTGGTCATCGCTCATCGGCTAGCGACAGTTCTCAAAGCCGACCGCATCCTCGTCCTGGAAGACGGGCGGATCGTCGAGGAAGGCACCCATCAGAGCCTGATCACCGAGGGCGGCCTCTATGCCAAGCTCGCACGGCTGCAGTTCCACGATATCGAACGGCAGAGCGCCACGGCGCTCTGA
- a CDS encoding glucoamylase family protein — protein sequence MNFSQLPPSPSLHDCLDKIQSQTFRFFWDGAHPESGLPFDKCFVSGAPSPGIVSVSGVGFGVLAIIVASERGWVTRSQALARISTIIDHLRHSPTFRGAFAHFIDGSTNDVIRFSGRDDGGDLVETTLLMQGLICAREYFAGGTAREEKMRADITRLFDEVEWNWFTRGKDEALYWHWSPNYEWAMNLPIRGWNEALSCYVLAAGSNTHPIKPESYHAGWARSGAMRNGETYLGTQLPLGEPYGGPLFISHYSFCALDPRGLSDRYCSDYQSQAVAHTRINHDYCLSVPDYANAGVWGLSASDGPQGYGAHSPTYDRGVIAPTAALSSFPFLPAEAESAMRAMLHYGDGKLLGAFGFVDAFAPKADWVAGTYLAIDQGPIIAMIENYRSGLLWRLFMNAPEVRRGLKRLGFTSTTHSIAAEIPSPGA from the coding sequence ATGAATTTCAGTCAATTGCCGCCCAGCCCATCCCTCCACGATTGCCTCGACAAGATACAGTCCCAAACCTTTCGCTTCTTCTGGGATGGGGCTCATCCCGAATCGGGGCTGCCGTTCGACAAGTGCTTCGTTTCGGGGGCGCCTTCTCCCGGTATCGTATCGGTCAGCGGCGTCGGCTTTGGGGTTCTCGCCATCATCGTCGCTTCGGAACGCGGGTGGGTCACGCGTTCGCAGGCGCTGGCACGCATATCGACCATCATCGATCATCTGAGGCATTCCCCAACTTTCCGCGGGGCATTCGCGCATTTCATCGACGGCTCGACGAACGACGTCATCCGCTTCTCCGGACGCGACGACGGCGGCGACCTCGTCGAAACGACGTTGCTGATGCAGGGCCTGATCTGCGCGCGGGAATATTTCGCCGGTGGGACCGCTCGGGAAGAGAAAATGCGGGCGGATATCACGCGATTGTTCGACGAGGTGGAATGGAACTGGTTCACCCGCGGCAAGGATGAAGCCCTCTACTGGCACTGGAGCCCGAACTACGAATGGGCCATGAACCTGCCGATCCGCGGCTGGAACGAAGCCTTGTCCTGTTATGTCCTGGCGGCCGGCTCCAATACCCATCCGATCAAGCCGGAGAGTTACCATGCCGGCTGGGCACGGTCTGGCGCCATGCGTAACGGTGAGACCTATCTCGGAACCCAGCTTCCGCTGGGCGAGCCCTATGGCGGTCCGCTCTTCATTTCGCATTATTCGTTCTGCGCGCTGGATCCGAGAGGCCTGAGCGACCGCTATTGCAGCGACTACCAGAGCCAGGCCGTGGCCCATACGCGCATCAACCACGACTATTGCTTGTCCGTGCCCGATTACGCAAATGCCGGGGTCTGGGGCCTCAGCGCATCCGACGGACCGCAAGGGTATGGCGCCCATTCGCCGACCTACGATCGCGGCGTCATCGCCCCGACCGCCGCCCTGTCCAGTTTCCCCTTCCTGCCCGCCGAGGCGGAAAGCGCCATGCGCGCAATGCTTCATTATGGCGACGGCAAGCTGCTCGGTGCATTCGGCTTCGTCGATGCCTTCGCCCCGAAGGCAGACTGGGTGGCCGGCACATACCTTGCCATCGACCAAGGCCCGATCATCGCGATGATCGAAAATTATCGATCCGGCCTGCTGTGGCGCCTGTTCATGAACGCGCCCGAGGTGCGTCGCGGCCTGAAGCGGCTGGGCTTCACGTCGACCACCCATTCCATCGCAGCGGAAATACCTAGTCCAGGCGCCTGA